A window of Magnolia sinica isolate HGM2019 chromosome 13, MsV1, whole genome shotgun sequence genomic DNA:
TCGCGAGCATCTGACCTCAGTCTGCCGCCGACTCAGAAAAAAGCAGTTGAAAATGAACCTGTCTAAATGCACCTTTGGAGTATCATCAAGAAAATTCCTCGGCTTGGTCATTAGGCACAAGGGAATTGAGATTGATCCAGGAAAAATCAAGGCCATACAAGACATGCCGCCCCCGAAAACgttgaaagaattaaaaagtcTGCAAGGAAAATTGGCGTACATTCGCCGTTTTATTTCAAActtggcagggagatgtcagccattttctcatttgatgaagaaaggaacagagttTGTATGCGACAAGTCCTGTCAGAATGTATtcgattcaataaaagaattgcTGAAACAGCCTCTAGTATTAGCAGCTCGTGTGAAGGGTAAGCCGCTTATCTTGTACATATCCGCAGCTGAGAATTCGTTGGGGGCCTTATTAGCACAGGTGAATGAACATGGGAAAGAAATAGCCCTTTATTATTTAAGTCGAGGCGTAGAATGCAATTATTCTTCGATTGAGAAAGAATGCTTGGCGCTGATATTTGCAGCGCGGAAACTGAGACATTATTGCCTCCTATGATATAATTTTAATCTCGCGAGTAGATCCGATAAAATTCTCAATGACAAGACCGATGTTATTagggagattggccaaatggatgctgttacttttAGAGTATGCAATTACTTATGAGCCGGCGAAAGCAGTTAAGGGGCAAGAGGTGGCAGATTTTTTGGCAGCGCATCCCGTAGCAAATAGTGAAAGTATTAATGATGACTTTCCTGATGAACAGGTTATGATGATTGAATCGCCAAACCTGTGGCAAATGTACTTTGATGGAGCCTCTCGAAAATCAGGAACAGGAGCCGAAGTGGTATTTATTACCCCTCAGGGTGATTTATTACCCTACTCTTTCACACTAGGAACTGCATGTACAAataatgaagctgaatataaagctctcatcatCGGGATGGAAATAActcaggaaatgaagataaaaacgcTGCAGATCTTTGAAGATTCtaagttgattataaatcaactgacgactgagtttgaaataagaaagcaagagctcttgCCGTATTGTTGGAGAGCACAACAATTATTGGAGCAATTCTATCATATTGAAATTAAGTATGTGCCGCGGTGTGAAAATGCAAAAGCAGACGCTTTAGCTAGCCTGGTAGCTGCCCTATCCTGTCCGAACTAGAGTCCTCTTcaagtgactatagaagaaagaagattcttaCCATCTTCAGAGATTATCAACGAAGTCACTGAAGCACTCCCTATATCGTGTCTGGAAGTGACAACAGATGATTAGCGccagcctttcatagattacctcaaatatgatatcctgCCAGAGGATCCAGCACAAAGACAgcaaatcaagcaaagatcaAACAtgttcatcatatgtagtgaagtattatatagaaaatcttacaatgaaatGCTGTTATGTTGTCTGGATAAATAGGAAGCAAGTCAAATGTTGCGAGAGGCTCACTCCGGAGAATGCGGGGCGCATCGAGCTGGCCGAAATTTATTATATGGTGCATCGGATGGGGTATTACTGGCCCACGATGTTCAAAGATATTATAGACTATGCGAAGCGATGCCACGAATGTCAGATCCACGGCGATGTCATATATATACCTCCTGAAGATCTTCATCAGACAATCACTTCTTGGCCTTTCACTACCTGGGGACTTGATGTTATTGGCCCTATAAATCCaccttcatccaaaggaaaacAGTATATACTGGCAGCAACGGAATATTTCTCTAAGTGGACAGAAGTGATCTTATTGCGAAACGTTAGAGAAAAAGACGTTATAAACTTCGTtcgacatgcaataatatatcgTCACAGTATTCCGAAAAGAATCATTACCgataatggtactcctttcaagaatacGGGTATGGAAAAGCTGTGTCAAAAGTTCAGTATTCACCActcgttttcaacaccttactatctacCGGCCAATGGGTTAGCAGCGGCATTTAATAAGACGATTGTGAAGATATTGAAGAAGACGGTGACTGGAAATAAGAGCGATTAGGACGAGAAATTGCAAGAAGcattatgggcttataggactactcATCGAATGGCAACGAAAGCTACGCCATATTCATTGGTTTATGGCGTGGAGGCTGTCATTCCGATTGAAACACAAGTCGCATCACTCAAAGTAGcagtgcatcagtcaattacagatcATGAAAATGCAAGAATAAGGCTAGCAGAATTGGCTATACTTGATGAAAAACAGTTAGCAGCTCAGTAGCGGTTGCAATTATATCAAGAAAGAATATTTGCCGCCTTTGACAAAAGAGTCAagtatcgctctttcaagaaaggtgacATGGTATTGATGTTGAAGAGACTGCTAGTGGTCACCCGCAGGACGGGGCAAGTTTGAgcccaaatgggatgggccatataTAATAACAGAAGTATATTCCAATGGAGCATATAGAGttatggatcaagatggacgtggtatcagtataccagtcaatgctcgcttcatcaaaaaatATCGTCCTTGAAGATAGATATAgttttgatccagaagattatcagaataatgcttctatatcaaaagggggcaaagaATAAGTGAAGCCATGTATTCTTCTTCAAACGAATGAATAAAGGATGAAtctcaagcatatcaagactatgtaTCGATAATTATCGTCAAATGACCACTATTGCCAAGTGTCGATGATGATAatcgccaaaattagcaactatcacTGTCGTCATCAATCAAGCCTTACCAAAGTTGCTATTATCGCTAAGccgatacactattttaaacataacATAAACATTGTCAAAACATCATCAGTAGTGGCGatgtatcaattattgattcaccattcatgACAGTGGGATAAGCTTATACGGCCAACTACACATAAATCTCATGACAGCGATTACagcttatcatttaaggtagcctagccaagcctatatggccaactacacataaaGCCTACCATCATCGGCAATATATATTATTCGGGCAGCAATGAGAAACCAGTGACCCTAAAAAGCCTGtataggccatcatatgcatacctatGCGAGCAACAGACGGAGCCAATAATTAAAAATCCACAGcggccagtcacgcgtgagaccaatgccgtctgtatagcttccgACAACGTCATGGGGAAGGAAGAAagtgccctcccgtgaatgggtccgaccttgcagatgaagaaaaaatgGGCAGCAGTGTGcactctttggccattgtccatagataggccaatcatgcataagaccccctagatccctggtttgatttcgGTAGTAAGTCGTGAGGAAGGGTTTTTACCCTagtcattgatggactggcggccttggatttggtaccccaaggTAGCCTTATGCGCCCCGTTacgcgccccgtgaactctagagagttattgcggccaaccctgtgcgtaaatcccaccgagttcatggccccggtagcttcactgggcccctctgatggatcgtggtttgtgaactcctcgGCCGCAATAAGTCCAAcaaactcatgagagttacaacGACCATTTgtgtaagacccgactccaacatgagtctaagaaactgtgcttgctccactactcaagagcttaaactgcgtGGCAATCTAACTAAAACTGAAATTTAGTTCCGCCTATCAAAACAAAAATCACATAGGAGATCCCATACTAACAATCATAATGAACTATGATAAAATGTAACATACCTTGAACGATCGCATGAGGATATATATGCTTGAAAtaagctataaaaaaaaataaactttcAAAAGAAGCAATTATCTCAAAACATCATagtgcatttatatatatatctttcagCGCAAGAGAAAattacatgtgattataaaaggaaaggaaaatagAACAAAGTCCTTTATAGTTCTTTTGTCATGCCTAATGCTGCCAAGTATTTCTGCAAGTCTTCTTTAAGTTGAACCTGAGTTgcaatatgttttgatttagcctcaaaaATAATCTTTGCATGATTTGGAACATTGGCTAACTTCCTCTCTAAAGAGGCAATTAGTTCTTCATTTTTAATCAGCTCAAATCGTTCAGCATTGGCAGAATGAAGATTGGCATGTATCTTCTCTTGGATCTTCTTTATATGTAACTCCTCTTCCCAATCCTTTGTCTCCAATTGTAGAATTTCTTTCTTCAAGAGAGCAATATGATTCTGGATAGCTATTCTATTGTCGGTAGAAGCTTTCAGTTGCTCCTGGAGGGATAACTGCTCTTGATCATATTTGGAGACGACAGAAGCAATTTGGGAAGCCTTCTCCTTGGAAGATACCGTCTCCCATATTCCAGGACCTCTGGAGCGACAGCTATATTCTCTGCCGATTTCAAAGCAGTTATCGAATCACGAAATCTCAAGAGAGAGTCGCGTAAAGGAGAAACATTGATTTTTGCCATTTTTGTAGCAGTGTCTAAGACCTCTACAGCAATATTCAAATCCAAGCATTGATCAGGATCCTTGAACATATAGACAGCTGCTGACATGGAATTTCTCATTAATGTCAGTTTATACGTTGGGACTTTCTCGAAAGATAACAAATCGGATACTGTGGCAATAGAACTGGAGCTGGCTATGCCACTTTGCGAAGGATTTCCTGTAAAATAAGGGAAATTGTAATAAAAACCATGAAAGTCAATGATATAAGAGCACGtgtaaagaaagaaacaaatataCCTTCTGCAAGAATCTGAGCAGTAGGAGAGCATGTCTCTTTAATGGAAGAAGGATCAGGCCCCAAAATATCAGCAAAAGAAGGGGCTCTGGCCTCAATGCTTGAATCAATGGTTGTTGGAGTGGGTAGATCCGTGGGCTCTGTTGGAAAAACGATTCCACGGGCCACCACCCTTGGTGCCACAAAGGTAGCTAAGGAAATTCTCGTTGGGACCGATGGTGCAGCGGGAGGAAGATCTTCAGGAGGAGTATCGCCTGTTCTAATGTTGATAGCATGAGAActtgaaataaagaaaataacaataatgataaaataaCAATGACAAACAAAATGTTAAAATGATAAATTGCAGGAAATTTCTTACTCGGTGAGAATCCGTACTCCCCATAATCCAAgggctcatcttcttcttctattgcTGTTGGGATTCCTGTAGGAATATCAGCAGCGGGGGAAGCTTCAATTTCAATATTTTGATGAACTGATGAAAGATGCTCTTCACCAGTAGATACAccttcaacaacaacaacatcctCATCATCAATGTTAACTTCTCCCTCTTCAAAATCGTCGTCTCCATCGCCTCCTTCGTCGTTTTCCTCGGTATCATATTCAATAGAAGCAGTACTTCCAAACGACGAGGGTGAATTCTCTCcttctgtttcttcttcttctatatctTCAATTACAACTTGCTTTCCTTTAGAAGGGGAAATCTTGTTGCTTCCTAGTTGAAGGTTTTTATCAGCCGAGACTGGAGAGGTCAGGTTAACAACTCCTTGACGCAAAGGAGGAGAAGCTTGAGAACGTGATCGGGACCTTGTCATCGGATAAGACGAGCTAGGATGAGTAGgttgaggaagaggagaaagaacCGGGTCACCTTGAATAGTGGCAACATCTTCTTGAACAGGACATGGAACCTCCGTCACATCTTCAACCACTCTATTAGAGCTATCTTGTGGGACTTTTTCAAAATCCGTAATGACCCCATGGGCTATCCATTCCTCTAGCGTGTTGGCGGGTTTCCTTTCACGAATTGGCTCTTCTAAAGATATCCTTCTGCAAAGTTGACCGGGAAAAGGCGGGTGACTCCTCTCCGGCACAAAGCCTATTCCCTCTTCAAATCTACGACCCTTGAGTTTCGGCGGGGAAATCCAGATCGGTTCAGTTACTGGTAGGCACTTATTAACCAAGTACGattggtgaacccaccatctcatataGCCATATGAAGCACATGTGGTACGATTGCTGCCTGGGATTATAAAAGTAGATCTGACTCGACCACCAGTAATTGCTTCCATACCATCGCCCAGTTATACGGGCTTGTTCCATAGCTACGCATTCTCCTTGTCACCAATCCACAGTCTTTCGGAATGGTTTGATCAAAACCGAATTGGCGGGCGAATCGACTCTCTCCAAAATTCTACTCCTCTTAATGGGAGACTACAGGAATGAATGGAGATAGAATGCCCTTTCTCAGGTAGAGTGTGATTCAGTATCTACCATGTCCGTATCTTCTGTGTACCAGTATAGGCAGAATTGAAAGAAGTCGATTGCATCAGTTTCTGAGATTGTATTGATGACCCAGTCATATGATCTTTTGGCCATAGTCCTCTTCTGAAAGAACCACGGAGGAATGTGCGAGGGGTGGACGTATGCCTTCTCCAGAGCTTCGAAGGTCCATGGGGAATAGATACCTAACCAACCAGTAATGTAATGCCAAGGAGTGTACGTAGAAGAAGCGTCGACAGCAGAACTCTTTACGTGTGTCGCTATCTCTCCAAGGGCTTTGTAAATGGAGCACAAGACTGGAGGGGCAAGGGAATGCTTATGGCCTTCTGCCATGGCACCGGCGACGACAAATACTGTCAGGCGAATGGCATCTGTCCATTTTGAGCTAGGGAGGACAACTACGCTCAGCCAATAGACTATGAACGTTGCAAGCTCACCGTCAAGGCTACATTCGGCACGATCCTTTATTTTTGCACGAAGATCCGTTAATTCTTGTGAATGGCAACCGCTGAacctaagaaaagaaagagagaggacagATGGTGagaaatataaagaattaaaatACAATAAGAAGTGATTGATTTATGAGGTGGAGAATTACCGGAGGGCTCTAGTAAAGTGGGCAAGCCACTGCAGAGGAGAAATCTTGTGGATGTTGGGAAACTTGGACATCTCTTTGAAGAGTTCCGTGGTTGTTTCTGGATTGGAGGCCACTCGGCCGGGTGAAGAGATGAACGCCAATTCTTCATTAGTGGGGATGAATTCGTCGTAAAACTTCCCCGTCAGCGGAAGCCCAACGATCCGGTGCAAATCCCAGAGTGAGATACTCATTTCCCCTATTGGAAAGTGGAAAGAGTTGGTTGTGGGGCACCAATAATTAAGAAAACCCTTCAGAATGGAAGGTTCCTTATAGAAATGTTGAGAGGTAACTTCTATCTCATTGTATATGTCAATCTTGATCAATGTCTTAGAGTGCTTCGCCAAGATTGTTGTTGCCCAGTCAGAATGGTAAGCGCGAGAAGTTAAGAGGCCTCTGGTTCTGAATTCTTGTTGTCCCCAAAGAGATTTGCAATCCCTGAAACGTTGCTGGAGTGTTTCATAGAAATAAGTAGGGAATAAGGCGTGGGGATCATAGGAAGGAGTGAGGAAAATCATCGGACGGACTTCACCGATCTGCTGCCTTGGCTTCTTTGCTAGCAATGCCCCTTCCAGAATTCAAGGTTCTCTTGATACCCAGGATTCTGTATATGCCAGTCTTTCTCCGTCCATTTGATCAAAGGGTTCGCAGTTGAGAATGGATTggtgacacccagatccatagctcaagtggtagattgactgaaagatacctcgtttcaacactgaggtcttggtatcgattccctggaGGGggcggctaacagtgaagtgtgaactgacagtgagtgtactaacaagtcaactgaaaaaaagaaaaaagaatggacTGGTGGTGATGAAGGTTTAGTGGGATCACAACCATGCCTCGTCTGTCTGTAAGGGTTATTGAACTTCATGATACCCTCAACGACTTGGACCATCTCCCAAGAATTTTGAAGCCTCTTTTTGTTGTGCTCCTTTATCTTCTCTTGAAATTCCTTATCCTTATTGTGGCGAGGCTTCTTTGATCTGGAGGGAGGGGGAGTATCTTCTCTGGCTGGTGGTTTCTAGTTGATGGTTGGCAGATGGGTTGTCGATTTCAACCATTCCTCCCAGTCGAACTCACGGCCATGGCGTGGAGGCCATTCGATTTCGCCCATTGATATCGCTCTATGGATGGGGGAGAATAGCGTGGCAATTCGGTCGGTAAAGTCGAAAGTAGGGAGGACAGGCTCCTTGATGTACGCAGGACGCCTACTGGTGGTCTTCATGCGTTTCCGTTGAGCTTGTTCtggagatggagatggagatgaTTCAGGAGCATGAGAAGACGAAGGGTTTGGTAAATCTTGATGAGAGGGTTGTGCCGTAGACGGTTCAATAAGACGAAAGGTTCTCTTGGTACAGGCCATGGTGGATTCAAGATGACAGGTTCTGGAGCTATCTCGAAGGAAAGATGTTTTAAAAGCTCAAAGCACtaagtacttggaaaattttcagGCAAAAGGACCTTTTGCCGGGTACGCGCAAACAAATGCAGTTGCACGGAACAACGCTAAGTGCAGAGACCTTGTGCAAATAGGGAGACTGTTGTGTGGGTGTGCGCAAACGCAAGTGGTTGCGTGGGGATGCGTCGGTTGAGCAGAGTTTCGACAGGAAAATCAGGAAGTGAAGATAGAAGGGAGGGTTCTAGTATTTATAGGAGGATAGGGATCCAACTATGGGACCCGATTACCCTTTGCACAGGTGCGCGCAAACGAGTTGAAAGCACGAAGAAAGAAGAGTGAATTGATCCTACTTTATTTTggaaaaacaaagaaaggatcaagggggcatctattgaggcataaaataAGGGATCAATGTAGATCAAAAGGAAGAAATTAGAAGGAAAAGAATgagaagaaaatgatgaaaataaggACATTCATAGCATTTGCGCACACCCGCGCAAACCATATTGGATGCGCGGGACCGCGCAAATAGTCATGTTAATTGCGCGCAAATGCACAATACAAAATTTGGACTATTCAAAATGAACGGTTAGATCTGATGAAAGGTGGGCACCATGGCACGGAGATCGAGGGTTCGtacatgtggaggcctataaatacctcactccccctctcatttgcacatgtttgaagattttggagaagacCAGAGCCccggagaagaagagaagattgaAGGTACCAGAGGAGGAAGGAAAAAGGGGAGGGTTTTGTGCCATGCCGCGCAACAGCATGCTATTGCACGGGCCCGCGCAAACAGTCATGCTGTTGCGGGGCTGCCAGTGTTCAAAGAGGCAAAGGTGCTACCGAAATGTCTGTAGATTTGATCTCCAAAGTTTTCACATTCTTTGGTCTTCCTCCTGCATAAGGATATGAGCTTAAGAAGGAGAGATCATATGATCGAATCTGCACAACATTCCTCTTAATGAGATGATCAATTCGCAAGCCGAAATGCTGCCTGATTTGAAATCCAAATTCGATATTCGAACTCtttcaattttttgtattttaagtaatatatcttagaatcaagggaaattaaaggatgtaaatgaactcagtatgaataaatgatgattGTTCCCCATGCACTCTCTCTATTATGATTGAATAAAATAATTCCCCAAACCAAATGCATTtgtgtttcaacaagaaacaaatgcatttgtttcttgtcgaaacaacgATAAAAGCCTATATATCCCaagatatatcttatatcccacctatgcgatacaaaacacacaagtagtgggatatatcccacatgttcgatccggagAGCATTTTCAGTTTTCGATCctctttttttctataaatcatgttaattcagtgtcaaattgttacaaatccatgatttttcatatttgacatgaaaaatcatgcattgggagcttcgattttgagatttgaaggAGATTAGCCGAGttttggaaaattgaaaaaaaaaaccaaaatttctcaatttctcgcaaatcggttgcaatctttgtgtccaaacataaaatcagacatgtatgtaacctaatctagtgattcttcttttacttttgaatgtattgtttgtgtttccatacatcttcttacatttatatataaattatatgaatagactttgaatatacttacatcaattcagttagacagcgcATGGATTAGGAACTTATACAGAGAAAACGTATTGTgtacacttgttttttgtaatgttttgatttataagtgtgtattgatgtctttttttaacaattattgaagtttcattgaaaaattcgaccaatttcccaatgtttccccatgtttccaacaacaacgatgcATTATGCGAtacgaccgatatatcccatgcgataaccgatatgtatctgtatcccaagggtgcgatatgtaacgcgataccgatattacgAACATTGGATAATGGCACTCTTTAATTTGCCACTAGTTTTTCTACTTAATGTTTAGGTAATGGGTACATCAAAACCTCTGAAGTAATGAAATGACCACATTTAGCTTgattattattaaataatatcAAACAATGTGTTGTAGCAATATATTTACAATTACCTACAAATTATGATGGGAagcaataaaataataaatatttgatCATATCCTTTTTTAGGATTTTAAGAATATTATAACTGACTTCAATATTAGCACCCAACATTGGATACTTATCTACATTATTATTCATTTTTAGCATTGTTTAAAAAAACTAATTACAAGATACATTGAAATATtacatttaattattttttaaatgtaaatgtggtgtgtgtgagtgatctaggGTTCAAAACC
This region includes:
- the LOC131223670 gene encoding uncharacterized protein LOC131223670; this encodes MEAITGGRVRSTFIIPGSNRTTCASYGYMRWWVHQSYLVNKCLPVTEPIWISPPKLKGRRFEEGIGFVPERSHPPFPGQLCRRISLEEPIRERKPANTLEEWIAHGVITDFEKVPQDSSNRVVEDVTEVPCPVQEDVATIQGDPVLSPLPQPTHPSSSYPMTRSRSRSQASPPLRQGVVNLTSPVSADKNLQLGSNKISPSKGKQVVIEDIEEEETEGENSPSSFGSTASIEYDTEENDEGGDGDDDFEEGEVNIDDEDVVVVEGVSTGEEHLSSVHQNIEIEASPAADIPTGIPTAIEEEDEPLDYGEYGFSPSDTPPEDLPPAAPSVPTRISLATFVAPRVVARGIVFPTEPTDLPTPTTIDSSIEARAPSFADILGPDPSSIKETCSPTAQILAEAVYMFKDPDQCLDLNIAVEVLDTATKMAKINVSPLRDSLLRFRDSITALKSAENIAVAPEVLEYGRRYLPRRRLPKLLLSSPNMIKSSYPSRSN